The Acidimicrobiia bacterium sequence GCGCCCTTCGGACCACCGAGCTTGTGCCCGGTGACCGAGCACAGGTCGGCGCCGAGCGCAGCGAAGTCGAGCGGCATGTGACCGACGGCGGCGCACGCGTCGACGTGCACAACCACACCGCGCTCGCGCGCTCCGGCGACGATCTCGGCCGCGGGCTGTACCGTGCCTACTTCGTGGTTGGCGAACTGCACCGACACGAGTGCGGTGTCGGGACGGATCGCGTGGAGCACCTCACCTGCACCGAAGCGACCGGTGCGGTCGACACCAACGAGCGTGACCTCGGTACTTGGACCACGCGAGCACGCTTCGAGCACCGCGGAGTGCTCCACCGCGGTGGTCACGACGTGTCCGCCGCCGTGGCGTGTCAACGCACCCCACACCGCGGTGTTCACCGCTTCGGTTCCGCTCGACGTGAACACCACCTCGCGCGGGCGTGCGCCGAAGAGCGCGGCGACACATTCGCGCGCGTCTTCGATCGCGACACGCGTGATACGTCCCTCCGCGTGCAGACGGCCGGGATCGGCGGGATGTTCGCGGAGGAACGGAAGCATCGCTTCGACCGCTGCGGGACGGAGCGGCGAGGACGACGCGTGGTCGAGGTAGGCGCGTGGCACGTCAGACGCGCGCGACGCAGTGGTCGTCACCGTCGGGCCGACTCGTCTCGAACCGGGGCGACGTCTCGCCGTAGAGACCGGAGAGCATGCCGCGGATCATTCCACGGTCGAGCGCGCACACGACGTGCGGGTACCGCTGCGCGGTCTCGCCGAATGGGCAGCACTCCGACACGATCGCGAGACTCCCGCCGCGCGCCTCGGTGTGCGCGTCGAACCCATGCGCGGTGAGTGCGTCGGCGACGGCGCCGAGCGCGGCCTGCACCGAGCGATGGCCCTCGGTGGGGTCCATGCGCGCCGCGAGCTCACGCCCGTACTGGAAGCCCACCTGGTCGGCGAGAGCCTCTGCCTGCTCGGGCCCGAGCGCGTCGAGTGCGCCGGCGAGCAGGCCGCCGAGGAGGTCGTCGTGTTTCAGGGGGAGCGCGAGGGTGGCGTCGAGTAGACCGGCGCAGTAGCGCTTCGAGGGACGGCCGGCGGCGCGGGCGCTGCCGTCGTCGGGTGCGCGCGCGATCTCGACCACGAGGTAGCCGCCGCCCGTGAGCTTCTCGAGGTGGTGGCGCGCCACGTTGGGGTGCAACTCGAAGCGCTCGGCGACCTCGCCCGCGGTGACGCCGTCGGCGGAGTCGCGTGCGAAGAGGTAGATCTCGCGCCGGGTGGGGTCACCGAATGCGTCTGTGACCGCACTGATGACGGAGTTGAACTCGTCGGGGCTCAGACCTTCTCGAGTCGGATCGGCCTCGGCGGTCACGGCGGGTATTCTACCTATCTCGGTAGTGGAAATCCGCCGAGGCTGAGGAGATGGGAATGGCGGCGCTCGACGCAGAGGTCCGGGCCGCCTTGTCCGAGGTGGAGGAACCCGAGCTCCGGCGGTCCGTGGCCGACCTCGGCATGGTTCACCAGGTGGCCGTCGACGGCCGCAAGGTCAGGGTGACCCTCGCGCTTCCCCTCCCCGGTGACGACACCCGCGCCGAGCTCAGCCGGCGGGTCCTCGACGCGGTGGCGGCGGTGCCGGGCGTCGACCGGGTCGATGTCGATCTCCGCGACATGGACGACGACGAGCTGCGCGCGGTCGCCGGCATCCTCAAGGGGATCAGACCGAATCCACTCCAGGTCCTCGACGCGACGCAGGCGGCGGCCCCGCGTTCCCCCGAACCGCGCCCCAACCCGTTCACCGACGCGCGCACGCGCGTGCTCGCGATCGCGTCGGGGAAAGGGGGCGTGGGGAAGTCGTCGGTCACCACCAACCTCTCGATCGCGCTCGCGCAGCACGGCAAGCGTGTCGCCGCCGTCGACGCCGACGTGTGGGGCTTCTCGATGCCGCGCATGCTCGGGATCGCACGGCCACCCGGTTTGATCGACGACGTCATCGTGCCGCCCGAGCGGTACGGCGTGCGGCTCATCTCGATGGGCTTCTTCGCGCGCGAGGACCAAGCGGTGATCTGGCGCGGCCCGATGTTGCACAAGGCGCTCGAGCAGTTCCTCACCGACGTCTACTGGGGCGACACCGACTACCTCCTGATCGACATGCCACCCGGCACCGGCGATGTGCCGCTCTCGATCTCGCAGTTCCTCCCCCGCGCCGAGGTGATCGTGGTCACCACTCCCCAGCCGGCCGCGCAACGCGTGGCGCAGCGCGCGGCGGCGATGGCGGAGAAGGTCGACCTCGACGTGATCGGCGTGATCGAGAACATGTCGTGGTTCCGCGGTGACGACGGCACGCGCTACGAGCTGTTCGGCGCGGGTGGTGGGCAGGAGCTCGCCGACCAACTCGGCGTTCCGCTGCTCGGTCGGGTGCCGCTCGTGCCCGCGCTGCGCGAAGGCGGCGACGAGGGTCGGCCGATCGTGGTCGCGCGCCCCGACGACGAAGCCGCGCAGGTGTTCCGCGCCATCGCCGAACAGCTCGACACCGCCCTCGCCCCGCGGCGTATCTACAACCCGGAGCTGCGGCTCAGCTAGCGTCGCGGCGTTCCGGAGCCGAGCTCTGCGCGAGCTGGAGGGTACGCTCGGCCCACACGCCGATCTCGAACGACTGCCGCAGGGCCGCTTCGTTCGCGAGGCCGGCGACGACGCGGATGCCGAGCTCGCAGTCGTCGGGATCCTCGCTGTCGAGGCTCCAGGCCACCGCAGCCCGCACGTTGTCGAGTTCGTCGAGGAAGCGAGCTCGCCAGACGAGCTCCGCAGGCCCGAGGATTTCCGCACCGGCCTGTTCGGCAAACTCGGCGTAGTGCTCGGCGTGCCGGCGGCGCCAGACGTCGGGGTCGCCGAGGTCGTCGAGGCGATCGCGCGCGTACTGGCGTAGCGTCTCGAGCTGCCGATACCGGGTCGATCCGTCGGCGGCCTCGTCGGACGTGAGCATCGACTTCGCCACGAGACTGCCGAGCACGTCGATCACGTTCCGGGCGTCGATGCCGTCGCCCGGAACCACCGCCGTCGCATCGGCGGCGGCGAAGCTGCCCCAGAACACGCTGAGTCTCGCGAGCACGCGTTGCTCGGCTTCCGTGAGCAGCGAGTACGACCACTCGATCGCGGCGCGCAGCGTTTGATGGCGCTCGACCGCGGTGCGCCGGCCGCCGGTAAGGAGCCGGAAGCGCTCGTCGACGAGCTCGGCGATCTCGCCGGGGTTCATGCTGACGACCCGCGCCGCGGCGAGCTCGATCGGGAGCGGAATGCCGTCGAGACGGCGGCAGATCTCGGCGACGGCGGGCGCGTTCGTGGCGTCGAGGACGAACTCGGGGCGTACCGCGCGCGCGCGGTCGATGAAGAGCGTCGCCGCCGCGCTCGTCGCGACCACGTCGGGCGGATCGGTTGGATCGGGCAACGAGAGCGAGCGCAGCGGTCGCATCTGCTCGTCGTCGAGCGCGAGTCCCTCGCGACTCGTCGCAAGGATGCGAACGGTCGGGCATCCGCGGATCACAGCTTCCGCGAGCCGGCCGGCGACGTGAAGAAGGTGTTCGCAGTTGTCGAGCACGAGCAACAGATGCTTCGTGTGGAGGAACTCGACGATGCTCGCCTCGATCGACGTGCCGGGCCGGGGATCCACGCCGAGCGCGGTGGCGACGACTTGCAGCGCCTCGTCGTCGTCGCCCGCGACGCCAAGCTCGCACAGCCACGCGCCGTCGGGATACTCGCCGATGACGTGCGCCGCTGTCTCCACGGCGAGGCGGGTCTTGCCGACTCCCCCCGTACCCGTGATGGTCACCAGCGGAACTTCACGGAGCGCGTCGGCCATGTCGACGACGGCCTGCTCGCGGCCGACGAACGACGTGACCCGAGGCGGGAGATTGCCCGGGGGCGAGTCGAGGAAGGTCGGAGGCCCGGAATCGCTGGGAAGTCCCGGGCCGGTTACCTGGAACACGCGCTCGGGACGCGCGAGATCGCGGAGGCGATGCTCGCCCAGGTCGATGAAGCTCAGCCCGTCATCGAGTGCGTCGCGCGCGAGCTCTTCGGTCGCGAGCGACACCAGGATCTGCCCGCCCCGTGCGGCGGCCATCAGGCGTGCGGCGCGATTGACCGCCGGGCCGTCGTGATCCTGGTCAACCAGCTCGGCGTCACCGGTATGGATCCCGATCCGCACTCGGAGCGGCCCGGTGGTCTCCCACGACTCCTCCGAGATCGTCCGTTGCGCGACGGCCGCCGCGGCGAGCGCATCGTGTGCACTTCCGAACACCGCGTGCACTCCCTCGCCCGTCGTCTTCACGATCTGGCCGTTGTGCTCCACGATCGCGGCGCGCAGGAGCGCGTCGTGCCGTGCCAGTGCTTGTTGCATCGTATCCGGGCACTCTTCCCACAAGCGCGTCGAACCTTCGAGATCGGTGAACACGAACGTCACGGTGCCTGACACCCCTTCTTGCGCGACCGCACGGTACGGCCATCGCCGGTCGATCTTCTTACGCCGAGACCGGGCCGTCTGTGACGCGTGACGCAGAACGGGCAGCTTCTCAGGCGAGGGAGCGGAGCCCCTCGATGTCCACGACCGTGATGGCGCGGCGGCCGGTCTCGACGAGGCCGCGGCCGCGCAGCGTGGTGAGGGCTCGGGCGACGGACTCCCGTGAGGCGCCGATCATGCCCGCAAGCTCGTGCTGCGACAACTTGATGCCTGTAGGCCGGCCGTCAGACGACTCACGAGTGCCGAGCTCGAGCAACAGGGCTGCGAGCCGGCGGGTCACGTCGTAGGAGCCGAACTCCGCCCGGCGACGGTCGGACTCGCGGAGCCGTTCGATGAGCGTCCGCGCCAGCTCGAGCGCCGCACGCGGATGCCGCGCCAGGAAGTCTCGGAACTCCTCCGCGGTGAGCACGAGGGCGGTGAGTGGTTCGAGGACGACCGCGCTCGCGAGCCTCGGCGCGTCGTCGAGCGCAGCGAGCTCGCCAACGAGTGAACCGGCTCCGCGCACGCTCAGGAGCGTCTCCCCGCCGTCATCGGATGTGGTGACGATCTTGATACGGCCGTCGACGATCACGACGACGAAGTTGCTGAGGTCGCCTTCGTGGAAGACGCGAGCGTTCCGCGCGTACGTGCGTTCGCGGCCGAGCTCGAACAGCGCGTCGCGTTCGACATCGGAGAGCCGGGCTGTGAAGCCGTGGGCGTGGGGTCTGTGAGTCAGCGCTCGATCATCTCCTCGCGCAGCTCGGTGATCTCGGCCTCGGTGAGCCCGTGCGCGCGTGTGTAACCCTCGATCGAGCCGTGGCGGTCGCGCATCCAGTCGAGCGCAGCCTGCATCGTCGATGCTTCTGCGCTCATGATCCGCGGCCCGGGTGGTTCACGGTCGGGTGCGCGTGCGTGCAGGCGCGCCAGCAGCACGTCGACCACCGCGGCCGATGCCGCGTAGTCCGTCGTGATCGTCTCGTCGTCGACGCCGAGCAGCCCGAGCACCATCGCCGCGACGAGCCCGGTACGGTCCTTGCCCGCGGCGCACTGGAACACCACCGGATGGTTGTCGCTGTCCGAGATCAGTCGGACCACCGCGACGAACTGGTCGCCGGAAGTGTCGAGGATCGACAGGTACCGGTCGGCGAGGGTGCCGTCGACGATGTCGCTGGTCTGGAGCGCCGGCACCGCCGGGTCGATGAGCGACTGGTGCACCACGCGCACGCCGGCAGCCTCGAGATCCGCGAGCGGAGCGGCTTCCACCTCATGGTCTCGGCGGAGGTCGATCACCATCGTGATGCCGCGCTCCTCGACCAGGTGCACGATGTCGGACACCTCGACGTGCGCGAGCGAATCGCTGCGGTACACGCGGCCGGCACGGAGGTGGCCCTCCGGCGTGGAATGTCCCCCGAGGTCGCGGAAGTTCACGAAGCCCGTGAGCTTGACCGGCTCTGGGCTCCTTGCATCCGCCATCGCCGGGAGAATAGAGGAACGGTTGCTCCGCAGGTATCCTGCGGCGCATGGACCTTCGCATCGGTGTCGTGGATTCGCCCAAGGAACTCACCCTCGAGCTCGACGGCACTGCGGACGACGTGGTGAAGGTGATCGACGCCGCGCTGGGCGACGGCTCACCGCGGGCGATGGTGTGGCTCACCGACGTCAAGGGCCGCCGGATCGGCACGCCGGCCGACAAGATCGCCTACATCGAGATCGACGAAGAGGGCTCCACCCAGCACGTCGGCTTCGGCCGGTAGCTGCCGCGTCCGTCCCATGGACGCCGGGCCCGACCTGCTCGACCACCGGCTTCTCTTCTTCACGGGCAAGGGTGGGGTCGGCAAGAGCACCGTCACCGCGGCAACCGCGCTGCTCGCGGCCGAGCGCGGCAAGCGTGTGCTCCTCGTCGAGGTCGACGCGAAGGGCAACCTGACGGCGCTCTTCGAGCATCCGCCGGTCGGCTTCGAGCCACGTCAGGTGTATCCCGGCGTGTTCGCGATGCAGATGAACACCGAAGCATCGTTGCGCGAGTACCTGAAGGTGCAGGCGCGCGTGCCGGTGTTCGGCCGGCTCGGCCCGCTCGCGCGCGCGTTCGACTTCGTGGCCAACGCCGCGCCGGGCGTGAAGGAGATTCTCACCGTCGGGAAAGTCTGTTGGGAGCTGCGCGAATCACTGCAGGGACGATCGAACTGGGATCTGATCGTGGTCGACGCGGCCGCGACCGGCCATGTGATCGGCCAGCTCGATGCCCCGCGCGCGATCCAGGAGCTCGTACAGGTCGGACCGGTTCGCAATCAGACCGATTGGATGGTGCAACTGCTGTCGGATCCGTCGCTCACCGCACTCAACGTGGTCACTGCGCCGGAGGAGATGCCGGTCAACGAGACGATCGAACTGGTCGCGCGAGCACGCGAGGAGCTCACGGTGTCGCTCGGCGTCGTGATCGTGAACCGGGTGCTGCCGGAGCTCTTCACGCACGCCGACGAAGACGTGTTCGACGCGCTGCGCGAACCTGCCGCGACCGACGTCTTGACCCGTGCGGCAGGACCGGGCGCGGTGGCGGTGCTGGATGCCGCACGTTTGGCGGTCTCGATGCGCCGCGGCCGCTCCGGCCACCTCATGCGACTCCGGCAGGAAGTCGATCTCCCGCTCCTCCTGCTGCCCTACATGTTCGTGCGCGACCACGGGCTCCGCGTGACCCGAATGGTGGCCGAGGCGCTCGGCCAGGAGCTCGGCTACTGATGCCGGCGCCGGAGGCAAGCGCCCGCGGCACGTCGCTCGAGGCGTTGCTCGCGGCTCGCGAGGTCGTGGTGTTCTGCGGCTCGGGCGGTGTCGGCAAGACGTCGGTGGCAGCGGCTTCCGCGGTCGCGGCGGCCACCCGGATCGGCGGCAAGGTTCTCGTCCTCACGATCGACCCGGCGCGGCGACTGGCCGACGCGCTCGGTATCGAGGCCTTCGGCAACATCGAACGCAGGGTCGATCTGAAGCCCTACACCGACGAAGAACCGCGCGGTGAGCTCTACGCCGCGATGCTCGACACCAAACGGTCGTGGGACGAGCTCGTGCTGCGTCACGCGCCCAACGAGGAGACCGCATACCGGATCCTCGACAACCGGCTCTACCACAACGTCACCGCCCGGTTCGTGCAGAGCCACGATTACATCGCGATGGAGCGACTCTTCGACCTGCACGCGAGCGGTGTGTACGACCTCATCGTCATCGACACGCCGCCGACCCGCAACGCGATCGACTTCCTCGAGGCGCCGGCCCGCATGAGCGAGTTCTTCGGCGGACGGTTGCTGCGCTGGCTCACCATGCCGTACCGGATCGGGGGCGCGCGTGGTGCCCGGATGCTCAACGTCGCCAGCCGTCCCTTCTACCAGGTCGCCGATCGGGTCCTCGGCAGTCAGTTCCTCCAGGACATTGCCGAGTTCTTCCTGAACTTCCAGTCGATGTACGCGGGGTTCGTCGAGCGCGCGACGGCGGTGGAGCAGCTCCTGCACGACCGCCGGACGACTTTCGCGGTGGTCA is a genomic window containing:
- a CDS encoding ArsA-related P-loop ATPase, with the translated sequence MPAPEASARGTSLEALLAAREVVVFCGSGGVGKTSVAAASAVAAATRIGGKVLVLTIDPARRLADALGIEAFGNIERRVDLKPYTDEEPRGELYAAMLDTKRSWDELVLRHAPNEETAYRILDNRLYHNVTARFVQSHDYIAMERLFDLHASGVYDLIVIDTPPTRNAIDFLEAPARMSEFFGGRLLRWLTMPYRIGGARGARMLNVASRPFYQVADRVLGSQFLQDIAEFFLNFQSMYAGFVERATAVEQLLHDRRTTFAVVTTLEGAPLREAEQFCHELTARDFHLGALVLNKTLPEYFLTREGERAAGVLERDSEELARDLVTVGSPTLADPSATARVLRTLGDSFRNYEVVARREAELRAELSRLPEVVVSVPNFESDIADVAGLARIGEHLFAHGPTS
- a CDS encoding Mrp/NBP35 family ATP-binding protein, producing the protein MAALDAEVRAALSEVEEPELRRSVADLGMVHQVAVDGRKVRVTLALPLPGDDTRAELSRRVLDAVAAVPGVDRVDVDLRDMDDDELRAVAGILKGIRPNPLQVLDATQAAAPRSPEPRPNPFTDARTRVLAIASGKGGVGKSSVTTNLSIALAQHGKRVAAVDADVWGFSMPRMLGIARPPGLIDDVIVPPERYGVRLISMGFFAREDQAVIWRGPMLHKALEQFLTDVYWGDTDYLLIDMPPGTGDVPLSISQFLPRAEVIVVTTPQPAAQRVAQRAAAMAEKVDLDVIGVIENMSWFRGDDGTRYELFGAGGGQELADQLGVPLLGRVPLVPALREGGDEGRPIVVARPDDEAAQVFRAIAEQLDTALAPRRIYNPELRLS
- a CDS encoding ArsA family ATPase, with product MDAGPDLLDHRLLFFTGKGGVGKSTVTAATALLAAERGKRVLLVEVDAKGNLTALFEHPPVGFEPRQVYPGVFAMQMNTEASLREYLKVQARVPVFGRLGPLARAFDFVANAAPGVKEILTVGKVCWELRESLQGRSNWDLIVVDAAATGHVIGQLDAPRAIQELVQVGPVRNQTDWMVQLLSDPSLTALNVVTAPEEMPVNETIELVARAREELTVSLGVVIVNRVLPELFTHADEDVFDALREPAATDVLTRAAGPGAVAVLDAARLAVSMRRGRSGHLMRLRQEVDLPLLLLPYMFVRDHGLRVTRMVAEALGQELGY
- a CDS encoding adenylate/guanylate cyclase domain-containing protein, producing MSGTVTFVFTDLEGSTRLWEECPDTMQQALARHDALLRAAIVEHNGQIVKTTGEGVHAVFGSAHDALAAAAVAQRTISEESWETTGPLRVRIGIHTGDAELVDQDHDGPAVNRAARLMAAARGGQILVSLATEELARDALDDGLSFIDLGEHRLRDLARPERVFQVTGPGLPSDSGPPTFLDSPPGNLPPRVTSFVGREQAVVDMADALREVPLVTITGTGGVGKTRLAVETAAHVIGEYPDGAWLCELGVAGDDDEALQVVATALGVDPRPGTSIEASIVEFLHTKHLLLVLDNCEHLLHVAGRLAEAVIRGCPTVRILATSREGLALDDEQMRPLRSLSLPDPTDPPDVVATSAAATLFIDRARAVRPEFVLDATNAPAVAEICRRLDGIPLPIELAAARVVSMNPGEIAELVDERFRLLTGGRRTAVERHQTLRAAIEWSYSLLTEAEQRVLARLSVFWGSFAAADATAVVPGDGIDARNVIDVLGSLVAKSMLTSDEAADGSTRYRQLETLRQYARDRLDDLGDPDVWRRRHAEHYAEFAEQAGAEILGPAELVWRARFLDELDNVRAAVAWSLDSEDPDDCELGIRVVAGLANEAALRQSFEIGVWAERTLQLAQSSAPERRDAS
- a CDS encoding helix-turn-helix domain-containing protein, whose product is MTAEADPTREGLSPDEFNSVISAVTDAFGDPTRREIYLFARDSADGVTAGEVAERFELHPNVARHHLEKLTGGGYLVVEIARAPDDGSARAAGRPSKRYCAGLLDATLALPLKHDDLLGGLLAGALDALGPEQAEALADQVGFQYGRELAARMDPTEGHRSVQAALGAVADALTAHGFDAHTEARGGSLAIVSECCPFGETAQRYPHVVCALDRGMIRGMLSGLYGETSPRFETSRPDGDDHCVARV
- a CDS encoding tyrosine-protein phosphatase, with the translated sequence MADARSPEPVKLTGFVNFRDLGGHSTPEGHLRAGRVYRSDSLAHVEVSDIVHLVEERGITMVIDLRRDHEVEAAPLADLEAAGVRVVHQSLIDPAVPALQTSDIVDGTLADRYLSILDTSGDQFVAVVRLISDSDNHPVVFQCAAGKDRTGLVAAMVLGLLGVDDETITTDYAASAAVVDVLLARLHARAPDREPPGPRIMSAEASTMQAALDWMRDRHGSIEGYTRAHGLTEAEITELREEMIER
- a CDS encoding cysteine desulfurase family protein produces the protein MTTTASRASDVPRAYLDHASSSPLRPAAVEAMLPFLREHPADPGRLHAEGRITRVAIEDARECVAALFGARPREVVFTSSGTEAVNTAVWGALTRHGGGHVVTTAVEHSAVLEACSRGPSTEVTLVGVDRTGRFGAGEVLHAIRPDTALVSVQFANHEVGTVQPAAEIVAGARERGVVVHVDACAAVGHMPLDFAALGADLCSVTGHKLGGPKGAAALLVRRGLRFPPFVVGGAQERARRGGIEDVPAIVGFGAAAGELAGDTLEQEADAARALTGRLAKETLAAVADVERFGDPDACLPHLVCLGVGGVEAEPILLALDQHGVAVHSGSSCSSESLEPSPVLEAMGVDADHSLRASVGWSSNEADIQAFLGAFPGIVERLRGLRT
- a CDS encoding Crp/Fnr family transcriptional regulator, whose product is MDARPPRLDRGLHTRARAHRGRDHRAARGDDRALTHRPHAHGFTARLSDVERDALFELGRERTYARNARVFHEGDLSNFVVVIVDGRIKIVTTSDDGGETLLSVRGAGSLVGELAALDDAPRLASAVVLEPLTALVLTAEEFRDFLARHPRAALELARTLIERLRESDRRRAEFGSYDVTRRLAALLLELGTRESSDGRPTGIKLSQHELAGMIGASRESVARALTTLRGRGLVETGRRAITVVDIEGLRSLA
- a CDS encoding DUF3107 domain-containing protein gives rise to the protein MDLRIGVVDSPKELTLELDGTADDVVKVIDAALGDGSPRAMVWLTDVKGRRIGTPADKIAYIEIDEEGSTQHVGFGR